Proteins from a genomic interval of Acanthopagrus latus isolate v.2019 chromosome 7, fAcaLat1.1, whole genome shotgun sequence:
- the camkvl gene encoding caM kinase-like vesicle-associated, like isoform X2, translated as MPFGCLALRDGRTYDSMSDVTDKYEIGQVLRAKEFCELCLAKDRQTDKVFVCKKFLKKDGRKVRKAAKNEIMILKLVNHPNILQLIDTFETRKEYLIIQELATGGDVFDWILDQGNYTERDASNVIRQVLEAVAYLHSLNIVHRNLKLENLMYYTENNHQKVVLRDFYLSRFENGPITEPCGTPEYLAPEVVARHRYGRPVDCWAVGVIMFILLSGNPPFYDETEEENTDLHNRIIFCRIVAGEFEFDSPYWDDISPAAKELVCRLMEVDQMLRITAQDALWHEWIAGNGASEKNLKDGVCAQFEKNFAKAKWRKAIRVTTFMQRLKNSEALNDSSAEVQGSEEAGDGEGGVSQGTSDEGDKGTSDGGVTSSSVSLEVTVESTPPGMDEEQGKGTFGGKHDERKMSTGPSVGASPSDTQEPLCQSNAVPKVAQDQPDKVGAKKAPGDGTRKMAANLGQNKVAPESPVMTPDPSKPSGGSSGTNLDKSHTVASPEPSSKRKMAATLHGPPPTGSTAATALSEKKPAVQREQKDETDGSWCQTQVPEAVAERSVAASVTPAIGPGAGVDVGLGVRLRGDGSPVSSSDRDARRTDRHSAEFSLARVGPAPGQGCYTVGSSASLGRHATPYNPDIGTLGMGMAGSYGSPYSSLYTSGGGLGMYGTGLQPGAGGSSTTSDWQMDSVIEQIEKQMAAVLEKIEGDMPSLLEQISDCPAEPPRARSTHASPATSRARSSQHSSTATSSTPPPLPTSPRPALPSLPRLTIPPPSYPPPSPPTQSPSQAAGEQEDRDGQRDAAHSSQSPRAGMGRGL; from the exons ATGCCATTTGGGTGCCTTGCCCTGCGAGATGGGCGGACTTACGATAGCATGTCTGATGTCACGGACAAATATGAAATTGGACAAGTCCTCCGAGC GAAGGAGTTCTGCGAGCTGTGCCTGGCTaaggacagacaaacagacaaggTGTTTGTCTGCAAGAAATTCCTCAAGAAAGACGGCAGGAAAGTCCGCAAGGCTGCCAAGAACGAAATCATGATCCTGAAATT GGTCAACCACCCAAACATCCTTCAGCTGATAGACACATTCGAGACCCGGAAAGAATACCTCATCATCCAGGAGTT AGCCACAGGAGGAGACGTGTTCGACTGGATACTGGACCAAGGCaattacacagagagagacgcCTCCAATGTAATCAGACAAGTACTGGAGGCTGTGGCGTACTTACACTCCCTCAACATAGTTCACAGGAACCTGAAG CTGGAAAACCTGATGTACTACACAGAAAACAACCACCAAAAAGTAGTGCTACGAGATTTCTACCTGTCCAGGTTTGAGAATGGGCCCATCACAGAGCCTTGTGGGACACCAGAATACCTGG CTCCTGAAGTGGTGGCTCGTCACCGATATGGTCGTCCTGTGGACTGCTGGGCTGTGGGTGTAATTATGTTCATACT CCTATCAGGTAACCCTCCTTTTTATGatgagacggaggaggagaacacagaTTTACACAATCGCATCATCTTCTGTCGCATCGTTGCTGGCGAGTTTGAATTTGATTCTCCGTACTGGGATGACATTTCACCTGCAG cCAAGGAGCTCGTCTGTAGACTCATGGAGGTGGACCAGATGCTGAGAATCACTGCGCAGGATGCACTTTGGCATGAATG GATTGCAGGAAACGGTGCATCAGAGAAGAACCTAAAAGATGGTGTGTGTGCCCAGTTCGAGAAGAACTTTGCAAAGGCCAAATGGCGG AAAGCGATCCGTGTCACCACCTTCATGCAGCGCTTGAAGAATTCCGAGGCACTGAATGACAGTTCAGCCGAGGTTCAGGGCAGTGAGGAGGCAGGAGATGGTGAGGGGGGTGTGTCCCAGGGGACAAGTGATGAGGGAGACAAAGGGACAAGTGATGGAGGGGTGACTTCAAGTAGCGTGTCTTTAGAGGTTACGGTTGAAAGTACACCTCCAGGTATGGACGAGGAACAGGGGAAGGGTACGTTCGGAGGAAAACATGATGAGAGAAAGATGAGCACAGGCCCATCTGTGGGAGCTTCCCCGTCAGATACTCAAGAGCCCCTCTGTCAATCGAACGCAGTCCCCAAAGTCGCACAGGACCAGCCTGATAAGGTTGGTGCAAAGAAAGCGCCAGGTGATGGAAccaggaaaatggctgccaatTTGGGTCAAAATAAAGTCGCTCCAGAATCCCCCGTGATGACACCTGACCCCTCCAAGCCGTCAGGCGGTTCTTCGGGCACTAACCTTGACAAAAGCCACACAGTCGCCTCCCCTGAACCCAGCAGCAAACGAAAGATGGCTGCAACGCTCCATGGCCCTCCACCCACAGGCTCTACCGCTGCAACAGCCTTATCCGAGAAAAAGCCAGCTGTGCAGAGGGAGCAGAAGGATGAGACTGACGGGAGCTGGTGTCAGACACAAGTACCCGAGGCAGTGGCAGAGAGGTCAGTCGCGGCCTCAGTCACTCCAGCGATAGGGCCTGGAGCTGGGGTGGATGTAGGACTAGGAGTTAGGTTAAGGGGTGATGGCAGCCCTGTAAGTAGTAGCGATAGGGATGCCAGGAGAACCGACAGACACAGCGCTGAGTTTAGCCTAGCAAGAGTAGGTCCTGCGCCTGGACAGGGTTGTTACACAGTAGGAAGCTCTGCTAGTTTGGGCCGTCATGCCACACCATACAACCCAGACATTGGGACTTTAGGGATGGGGATGGCAGGCAGCTATGGGAGCCCTTACAGCTCCCTGTATACAAGTGGAGGAGGTTTAGGGATGTACGGGACTGGGCTACAGCCTGGAGCAGGCGGAAGCAGTACCACAAGCGATTGGCAAATGGACAGTGTGATTGAGCAGATAGAGAAGCAAATGGCCGCCGTGCTGGAGAAGATTGAGGGAGACATGCCCTCACTGCTAGAGCAAATCAGCGACTGCCCGGCTGAACCACCACGTGCCCGAAGCACACACGCTTCACCTGCCACCTCCCGCGCACGCTCCTCACAACACTCCTCAACTGCGACCTCGTCCACTCCACCACCCCTTCCAACCTCTCCCAGGCCTGCACTACCATCTCTCCCCCGCCTTActatccctcctccctcctatcccccaccctccccaccCACACAATCCCCATCACAGGCTGCGGGAGAGCAGGAAGACAGGGACGGACAGAGGGATGCCGCTCATTCCAGCCAGTCGCCCAGAGCTGGGATGGGCAGGGGGCTATGA
- the camkvl gene encoding caM kinase-like vesicle-associated, like isoform X1: MGERRHRPTSLAEVNAVMPFGCLALRDGRTYDSMSDVTDKYEIGQVLRAKEFCELCLAKDRQTDKVFVCKKFLKKDGRKVRKAAKNEIMILKLVNHPNILQLIDTFETRKEYLIIQELATGGDVFDWILDQGNYTERDASNVIRQVLEAVAYLHSLNIVHRNLKLENLMYYTENNHQKVVLRDFYLSRFENGPITEPCGTPEYLAPEVVARHRYGRPVDCWAVGVIMFILLSGNPPFYDETEEENTDLHNRIIFCRIVAGEFEFDSPYWDDISPAAKELVCRLMEVDQMLRITAQDALWHEWIAGNGASEKNLKDGVCAQFEKNFAKAKWRKAIRVTTFMQRLKNSEALNDSSAEVQGSEEAGDGEGGVSQGTSDEGDKGTSDGGVTSSSVSLEVTVESTPPGMDEEQGKGTFGGKHDERKMSTGPSVGASPSDTQEPLCQSNAVPKVAQDQPDKVGAKKAPGDGTRKMAANLGQNKVAPESPVMTPDPSKPSGGSSGTNLDKSHTVASPEPSSKRKMAATLHGPPPTGSTAATALSEKKPAVQREQKDETDGSWCQTQVPEAVAERSVAASVTPAIGPGAGVDVGLGVRLRGDGSPVSSSDRDARRTDRHSAEFSLARVGPAPGQGCYTVGSSASLGRHATPYNPDIGTLGMGMAGSYGSPYSSLYTSGGGLGMYGTGLQPGAGGSSTTSDWQMDSVIEQIEKQMAAVLEKIEGDMPSLLEQISDCPAEPPRARSTHASPATSRARSSQHSSTATSSTPPPLPTSPRPALPSLPRLTIPPPSYPPPSPPTQSPSQAAGEQEDRDGQRDAAHSSQSPRAGMGRGL, translated from the exons GTGAATGCCGTCATGCCATTTGGGTGCCTTGCCCTGCGAGATGGGCGGACTTACGATAGCATGTCTGATGTCACGGACAAATATGAAATTGGACAAGTCCTCCGAGC GAAGGAGTTCTGCGAGCTGTGCCTGGCTaaggacagacaaacagacaaggTGTTTGTCTGCAAGAAATTCCTCAAGAAAGACGGCAGGAAAGTCCGCAAGGCTGCCAAGAACGAAATCATGATCCTGAAATT GGTCAACCACCCAAACATCCTTCAGCTGATAGACACATTCGAGACCCGGAAAGAATACCTCATCATCCAGGAGTT AGCCACAGGAGGAGACGTGTTCGACTGGATACTGGACCAAGGCaattacacagagagagacgcCTCCAATGTAATCAGACAAGTACTGGAGGCTGTGGCGTACTTACACTCCCTCAACATAGTTCACAGGAACCTGAAG CTGGAAAACCTGATGTACTACACAGAAAACAACCACCAAAAAGTAGTGCTACGAGATTTCTACCTGTCCAGGTTTGAGAATGGGCCCATCACAGAGCCTTGTGGGACACCAGAATACCTGG CTCCTGAAGTGGTGGCTCGTCACCGATATGGTCGTCCTGTGGACTGCTGGGCTGTGGGTGTAATTATGTTCATACT CCTATCAGGTAACCCTCCTTTTTATGatgagacggaggaggagaacacagaTTTACACAATCGCATCATCTTCTGTCGCATCGTTGCTGGCGAGTTTGAATTTGATTCTCCGTACTGGGATGACATTTCACCTGCAG cCAAGGAGCTCGTCTGTAGACTCATGGAGGTGGACCAGATGCTGAGAATCACTGCGCAGGATGCACTTTGGCATGAATG GATTGCAGGAAACGGTGCATCAGAGAAGAACCTAAAAGATGGTGTGTGTGCCCAGTTCGAGAAGAACTTTGCAAAGGCCAAATGGCGG AAAGCGATCCGTGTCACCACCTTCATGCAGCGCTTGAAGAATTCCGAGGCACTGAATGACAGTTCAGCCGAGGTTCAGGGCAGTGAGGAGGCAGGAGATGGTGAGGGGGGTGTGTCCCAGGGGACAAGTGATGAGGGAGACAAAGGGACAAGTGATGGAGGGGTGACTTCAAGTAGCGTGTCTTTAGAGGTTACGGTTGAAAGTACACCTCCAGGTATGGACGAGGAACAGGGGAAGGGTACGTTCGGAGGAAAACATGATGAGAGAAAGATGAGCACAGGCCCATCTGTGGGAGCTTCCCCGTCAGATACTCAAGAGCCCCTCTGTCAATCGAACGCAGTCCCCAAAGTCGCACAGGACCAGCCTGATAAGGTTGGTGCAAAGAAAGCGCCAGGTGATGGAAccaggaaaatggctgccaatTTGGGTCAAAATAAAGTCGCTCCAGAATCCCCCGTGATGACACCTGACCCCTCCAAGCCGTCAGGCGGTTCTTCGGGCACTAACCTTGACAAAAGCCACACAGTCGCCTCCCCTGAACCCAGCAGCAAACGAAAGATGGCTGCAACGCTCCATGGCCCTCCACCCACAGGCTCTACCGCTGCAACAGCCTTATCCGAGAAAAAGCCAGCTGTGCAGAGGGAGCAGAAGGATGAGACTGACGGGAGCTGGTGTCAGACACAAGTACCCGAGGCAGTGGCAGAGAGGTCAGTCGCGGCCTCAGTCACTCCAGCGATAGGGCCTGGAGCTGGGGTGGATGTAGGACTAGGAGTTAGGTTAAGGGGTGATGGCAGCCCTGTAAGTAGTAGCGATAGGGATGCCAGGAGAACCGACAGACACAGCGCTGAGTTTAGCCTAGCAAGAGTAGGTCCTGCGCCTGGACAGGGTTGTTACACAGTAGGAAGCTCTGCTAGTTTGGGCCGTCATGCCACACCATACAACCCAGACATTGGGACTTTAGGGATGGGGATGGCAGGCAGCTATGGGAGCCCTTACAGCTCCCTGTATACAAGTGGAGGAGGTTTAGGGATGTACGGGACTGGGCTACAGCCTGGAGCAGGCGGAAGCAGTACCACAAGCGATTGGCAAATGGACAGTGTGATTGAGCAGATAGAGAAGCAAATGGCCGCCGTGCTGGAGAAGATTGAGGGAGACATGCCCTCACTGCTAGAGCAAATCAGCGACTGCCCGGCTGAACCACCACGTGCCCGAAGCACACACGCTTCACCTGCCACCTCCCGCGCACGCTCCTCACAACACTCCTCAACTGCGACCTCGTCCACTCCACCACCCCTTCCAACCTCTCCCAGGCCTGCACTACCATCTCTCCCCCGCCTTActatccctcctccctcctatcccccaccctccccaccCACACAATCCCCATCACAGGCTGCGGGAGAGCAGGAAGACAGGGACGGACAGAGGGATGCCGCTCATTCCAGCCAGTCGCCCAGAGCTGGGATGGGCAGGGGGCTATGA
- the camkvl gene encoding caM kinase-like vesicle-associated, like isoform X3, protein MILKLVNHPNILQLIDTFETRKEYLIIQELATGGDVFDWILDQGNYTERDASNVIRQVLEAVAYLHSLNIVHRNLKLENLMYYTENNHQKVVLRDFYLSRFENGPITEPCGTPEYLAPEVVARHRYGRPVDCWAVGVIMFILLSGNPPFYDETEEENTDLHNRIIFCRIVAGEFEFDSPYWDDISPAAKELVCRLMEVDQMLRITAQDALWHEWIAGNGASEKNLKDGVCAQFEKNFAKAKWRKAIRVTTFMQRLKNSEALNDSSAEVQGSEEAGDGEGGVSQGTSDEGDKGTSDGGVTSSSVSLEVTVESTPPGMDEEQGKGTFGGKHDERKMSTGPSVGASPSDTQEPLCQSNAVPKVAQDQPDKVGAKKAPGDGTRKMAANLGQNKVAPESPVMTPDPSKPSGGSSGTNLDKSHTVASPEPSSKRKMAATLHGPPPTGSTAATALSEKKPAVQREQKDETDGSWCQTQVPEAVAERSVAASVTPAIGPGAGVDVGLGVRLRGDGSPVSSSDRDARRTDRHSAEFSLARVGPAPGQGCYTVGSSASLGRHATPYNPDIGTLGMGMAGSYGSPYSSLYTSGGGLGMYGTGLQPGAGGSSTTSDWQMDSVIEQIEKQMAAVLEKIEGDMPSLLEQISDCPAEPPRARSTHASPATSRARSSQHSSTATSSTPPPLPTSPRPALPSLPRLTIPPPSYPPPSPPTQSPSQAAGEQEDRDGQRDAAHSSQSPRAGMGRGL, encoded by the exons ATGATCCTGAAATT GGTCAACCACCCAAACATCCTTCAGCTGATAGACACATTCGAGACCCGGAAAGAATACCTCATCATCCAGGAGTT AGCCACAGGAGGAGACGTGTTCGACTGGATACTGGACCAAGGCaattacacagagagagacgcCTCCAATGTAATCAGACAAGTACTGGAGGCTGTGGCGTACTTACACTCCCTCAACATAGTTCACAGGAACCTGAAG CTGGAAAACCTGATGTACTACACAGAAAACAACCACCAAAAAGTAGTGCTACGAGATTTCTACCTGTCCAGGTTTGAGAATGGGCCCATCACAGAGCCTTGTGGGACACCAGAATACCTGG CTCCTGAAGTGGTGGCTCGTCACCGATATGGTCGTCCTGTGGACTGCTGGGCTGTGGGTGTAATTATGTTCATACT CCTATCAGGTAACCCTCCTTTTTATGatgagacggaggaggagaacacagaTTTACACAATCGCATCATCTTCTGTCGCATCGTTGCTGGCGAGTTTGAATTTGATTCTCCGTACTGGGATGACATTTCACCTGCAG cCAAGGAGCTCGTCTGTAGACTCATGGAGGTGGACCAGATGCTGAGAATCACTGCGCAGGATGCACTTTGGCATGAATG GATTGCAGGAAACGGTGCATCAGAGAAGAACCTAAAAGATGGTGTGTGTGCCCAGTTCGAGAAGAACTTTGCAAAGGCCAAATGGCGG AAAGCGATCCGTGTCACCACCTTCATGCAGCGCTTGAAGAATTCCGAGGCACTGAATGACAGTTCAGCCGAGGTTCAGGGCAGTGAGGAGGCAGGAGATGGTGAGGGGGGTGTGTCCCAGGGGACAAGTGATGAGGGAGACAAAGGGACAAGTGATGGAGGGGTGACTTCAAGTAGCGTGTCTTTAGAGGTTACGGTTGAAAGTACACCTCCAGGTATGGACGAGGAACAGGGGAAGGGTACGTTCGGAGGAAAACATGATGAGAGAAAGATGAGCACAGGCCCATCTGTGGGAGCTTCCCCGTCAGATACTCAAGAGCCCCTCTGTCAATCGAACGCAGTCCCCAAAGTCGCACAGGACCAGCCTGATAAGGTTGGTGCAAAGAAAGCGCCAGGTGATGGAAccaggaaaatggctgccaatTTGGGTCAAAATAAAGTCGCTCCAGAATCCCCCGTGATGACACCTGACCCCTCCAAGCCGTCAGGCGGTTCTTCGGGCACTAACCTTGACAAAAGCCACACAGTCGCCTCCCCTGAACCCAGCAGCAAACGAAAGATGGCTGCAACGCTCCATGGCCCTCCACCCACAGGCTCTACCGCTGCAACAGCCTTATCCGAGAAAAAGCCAGCTGTGCAGAGGGAGCAGAAGGATGAGACTGACGGGAGCTGGTGTCAGACACAAGTACCCGAGGCAGTGGCAGAGAGGTCAGTCGCGGCCTCAGTCACTCCAGCGATAGGGCCTGGAGCTGGGGTGGATGTAGGACTAGGAGTTAGGTTAAGGGGTGATGGCAGCCCTGTAAGTAGTAGCGATAGGGATGCCAGGAGAACCGACAGACACAGCGCTGAGTTTAGCCTAGCAAGAGTAGGTCCTGCGCCTGGACAGGGTTGTTACACAGTAGGAAGCTCTGCTAGTTTGGGCCGTCATGCCACACCATACAACCCAGACATTGGGACTTTAGGGATGGGGATGGCAGGCAGCTATGGGAGCCCTTACAGCTCCCTGTATACAAGTGGAGGAGGTTTAGGGATGTACGGGACTGGGCTACAGCCTGGAGCAGGCGGAAGCAGTACCACAAGCGATTGGCAAATGGACAGTGTGATTGAGCAGATAGAGAAGCAAATGGCCGCCGTGCTGGAGAAGATTGAGGGAGACATGCCCTCACTGCTAGAGCAAATCAGCGACTGCCCGGCTGAACCACCACGTGCCCGAAGCACACACGCTTCACCTGCCACCTCCCGCGCACGCTCCTCACAACACTCCTCAACTGCGACCTCGTCCACTCCACCACCCCTTCCAACCTCTCCCAGGCCTGCACTACCATCTCTCCCCCGCCTTActatccctcctccctcctatcccccaccctccccaccCACACAATCCCCATCACAGGCTGCGGGAGAGCAGGAAGACAGGGACGGACAGAGGGATGCCGCTCATTCCAGCCAGTCGCCCAGAGCTGGGATGGGCAGGGGGCTATGA